In Salmo trutta unplaced genomic scaffold, fSalTru1.1, whole genome shotgun sequence, a genomic segment contains:
- the LOC115189005 gene encoding iroquois-class homeodomain protein irx-2 codes for MSYPQGYLYQPPGSLALYSCPAYGASALAAPRSDDLARSSSGSAFSPYPGSAAAFTASASGFSSPMTYSTDPATGFPSYMSSPYDAQGMAGALSYHPYGSPGYPYQLNDPAYRKNATRDATTTLKAWLQEHRKNPYPTKGEKIMLAIITKMTLTQVSTWFANARRRLKKENKMTWAPRNKSEDEDDGDGERNDDRLEKNLDNSETSAEDEGISLQVDTLTDHSCSAESDGDKVSCRVGDLVCESGSDSKDKCDDDDDDDDHELENGERHRSLSPKPVTSSPLTGLEASVLNHHHRENNNKSCLDSRISGPHNQAVKPKLWSLAEIATSDPKQQQQQHHPGQTCPSLGLLTSTSCTPSPAVPGAVYSASSILGRPIYYTSPFYSNYTNYGNFSPLQGQGILQYNDGLTQTATEVNTMHKHTTDSLLKTNSNHVEQQFRPSHLYSKKGT; via the exons ATGTCTTACCCCCAGGGTTACCTCTACCAGCCGCCGGGCTCCTTGGCTCTCTACTCCTGCCCGGCTTACGGGGCTTCAGCCCTGGCCGCCCCGAGGAGCGACGACTTGGCCAGGTCGTCCAGTGGATCAGCGTTTAGTCCTTACCCCGGATCAGCTGCTGCCTTCACGGCTTCAGCCAGCGGCTTCTCCAGCCCAATGACATACTCCACAGACCCTGCTACGGGATTCCCTTCCTACATG AGCTCTCCTTACGACGCGCAGGGCATGGCGGGGGCGCTCAGCTACCACCCCTACGGTAGCCCGGGATACCCCTACCAGCTCAACGACCCGGCCTACCGCAAGAACGCGACCCGAGACGCCACCACCACCCTGAAGGCCTGGCTACAGGAGCACAGGAAGAACCCTTACCCCACTAAGGGAGAGAAGATCATGTTGGCCATCATTACTAAGATGACCCTGACGCAGGTGTCCACCTGGTTCGCCAACGCCAGGAGGAGGTTGAAGAAGGAGAACAAGATGACGTGGGCTCCGCGGAATAAGAGTGAGGATGAGGACgatggagacggagagaggaatgATGACCGCTTGGAGAAAAATCTGGACAACAGCGAGACGTCCGCGGAGGATGAAG GTATCAGTTTGCAGGTTGACACCCTCACAGACCATTCTTGTTCCGCGGAGTCTGATGGGGATAAAGTGAGCTGTCGGGTCGGGGACCTGGTCTGTGAGTCTGGATCAGATAGTAAGGACaaatgtgatgatgatgatgatgatgatgatcacgAACTGGAGAATGGGGAACGACACCGAAGCCTGTCACCTAAACCCGTGACATCATCACCACTTACAGGGCTCGAGGCCTCGGTCTTAAACCATCACCACcgggaaaacaacaacaaatcgTGTCTTGACAGCCGAATCTCAGGTCCTCACAATCAAGCCGTCAAACCCAAACTGTGGTCGTTAGCTGAGATCGCTACTTCAGACccgaagcagcagcagcagcagcatcacccGGGGCAGACTTGTCCATCTCTCGGTCTTCTAACCTCCACCTCCTGTACCCCCTCGCCGGCCGTCCCTGGCGCTGTGTACTCCGCCTCTTCCATCCTAGGACGACCCATCTACTACACGTCTCCGTTTTACAGTAATTACACAAACTATGGTAACTTCAGCCCGCTGCAGGGTCAAGGGATTCTGCAATATAACGACGGACTCACACAGACTGCTACTGAGGTCAACACCATGCATAAACACACCACTGACTCTCTGCTTAAAACTAACTCTAACCACGTCGAACAACAGTTCAGACCCTCACATTTATACTCTAAGAAAGGTACGTAA